The genomic window GCGTGGAGTCGGTGCGTGGCACGCTGGAAGTGCGCTGCGCCGATGGCCGCCGTTTCCGTGCCGCGCACCTGGTGCTGGCCCTGCCCAGCGGGCCGCTCAGCCGCATCGCCATCGATCCGGCACCGCCGGTGGCGCAGCAGGAAGTGTGGTCGGCACGCAGCTCCAATGCGGTGACCACCGTGCACCTGCATCCCACCTGCAAATTCTGGGAAGACGATGGCCTGCCGCTGTCACTGTGGGGCGATGGCCCGTTGCAGCGCGTGTTTGCCGTGCCGGGCGCTGATGGCCAGATCAACCTCCTGATCGTCTGGCTCAATGGCGCCATGGCCCGGCAGGCCGACACGCTCGACCGCGAGGCGCGCTTTGCCTGGGCCATCAACGCCATGGAGCGCCTGCGCCCGGCGTCCAAGGGCGCGTTGGTGCCGCTGGAGACCCGCAGCTGGGGCAGCGATCCGCTGGCCGATGGCGCGTTCTCCGAAATCGCCCCGGGCCGCTTCGCCGAAACCCTGCGCTGGGCCAATACCCCGTTCGGCAACATCCACTTTGCCGGCGAACAGACTGAACTGCAGGTTCCGGGCATGGAAGCGGCCGTCAGCTCGGGCGAACGTGCAGCTGCAGCAATTCTTTCGGCCTGATTGAACTACCTTATCCCCTACCTTCCGGGCGCGGATGCGCCTTCCAGAGACAGTAATGAGCCTGAAGACACTGAACCCCTACGATTTGTTCGACGTGCGTTCGCTGCTGAGCGAGGAAGAACGCGCTGTACAGGATTCCGTCGCCCGTTTCACCGATGAGCGCGTGTTGCCGATCATCGGCGACTGCTTCGACCAGGGCCGCTTCCCCACCGAGCTGATTGGTGAAATCGCCGACATGGGCCTGCTTGGCAGCTCGCTGCCGGAACAGTACGGCGGCGCCGGCTTGAACAGCGTCAGCTACGGCCTGATCTGCCAGGAACTGGAGCGCGGTGATTCCGGCATTCGCAGCTTCGTCTCGGTGCAGAGCTCGCTGTGCATGTACCCCATCTACGCCTATGGTTCGGAAGAGCAGCGCATGCGTTGGCTGCCGGACATGTCGCGCGGCAAGGTGATCGGCTGCTTCGGCCTGACCGAGGCACACGGCGGCTCCGACCCGGCCAGCATGAAGACCCGTGCCGTGAAGGACGGCGGTGACTGGGTGATCAACGGTTCCAAGATGTGGATCACCAATGGCTCGGTGGCCGATATCGCCATCGTCTGGGCTAATACCGACGAAGGCGTGCAGGGCTTCGTCATCGAGAAGGGCACCCCGGGCTTCACCGCCCAGGAAATCAAGCACAAGATGAGCCTGCGCGCCTCGGTGACCGGCGCGCTGTTCTTCGACAACGTGCGCGTGCCCGATGCCAACCGCCTGCCCAACGTGAAGGGCCTGAAGGGTCCGCTCGGCTGCCTCACCCAGGCCCGTTACGGCATCACCTGGGGCCCGCTGGGCGCGGCCATCGCCTGCCTGGACGAAGTGCTGGCTTACACCAAGGAGCGCATCCTGTTCGGCCGCCCGGTTGCCGCCACCCAGAGCGCGCAGATCAAGATGGCCGACATGGCCCGCCGCATCACCGCCGGCCAGTTGCTGGTACTGCAGCTGGGCCGTCTGAAGGACGCCGGCCAGATGCAGCCGCAGCAGGTGTCGCTGGCCAAGTGGAACAACTGCCGTCTGGCGATCGATATCGCCCGCGAATGCCGCGACCTGCTCGGCGGTGCCGGCATCACCACCGAACACGGTGCGATCCGCCATGCGCTGAACCTGGAGTCGGTGATCACGTATGAAGGCACCGAGACCGTGCACCAGCTGGTGATCGGTCGCGAGCTGACCGGCATCAACGCGTTCTGATCGATGGACGGCTTGCACACGACAATGCAGGCCGTCTGCCTGCGGCAGGTTCCCCACGGCATGCCGCAGGTGCAGGACTTTGAACTGCGCCAGCTGCCGCTACCGCTCATCGGTGACGGCCAGCTGCGGGTGCAGGTGCAATGGTTGTCGCTGGACCCCTTCCTGCGTGCACAGCTCGGCGGCCGTTACGCGGTGCCATGCCCGCCGTTGGGCAGCATCGTGCCGGGCTACGGCATCGGCACGGTGGTCGAAGACCGCAGTGGCCGCTTCCAGCCAGGTGACGTGGTTACCGGCATGACCGGCTGGGCCGAGTTCGCGGCAATGGATGCAAACGCCACCTCACTGGTTGATGCGGCGCTGGCGCCAGTCAGCACCGCCGTCGGTGTGCTCGGTGTTCCGGGTCTCACCGCCTGGGCCGGTGTGCGCCGGATTCTGCAGCCCAAGGCCGGCCAGACCATCCTGGTGTCCACCGCCGCCGGTGCCGTTGGCAGCGTGGTGGGCCAGCTGTGCAAGGCCGCCGGTTGTCGCGTGGTCGGCATTGCCGGCAGCGCGCAGAAGTGCGCCATCGTCACAGACGAATTCGGCTTCGATGCCTGCGTCAGTTACCGCGATGCGGATTTCGCAGCATCGTTGCGCGCGGCCTGCCCGGGCGGCATTGATGGTTATTTCGACAACGTCGGCGGCGCCGTGCTGGAAGCGGCGCTGTCACTGCTGCGCCTGCATGCACGGGTAGTGCTGTGCGGGCTCAGCGATCAATACAACCGCGCCGAACGCCCGGCCGGCCCCAACCTGGGCCCGGTGATTGGTGCGCGCGCACGGCTTGAAGGCCTGGTGGTTTACGACCATCTGGGCGACTTCGCGCAATGCCGCAGCGAACTGGCGCAGATGATCGCCGCCGGCACGCTGCGCTACCGCGAACACATCCACGACGGGCTGGCCACTGCGCCGGCTGGTTTCATTGGCCTGCTCAATGGCGACAACCTGGGCAAGGCGCTGGTACGGCTCTAAGGAATACGCATGACCCAGATCCAACGGCGCTTCCTGTCCGTCAACGGGCGGCAGGTGCATTACCGCATTGCCGGCAGTGGCCCGGCGCTGGTGCTGATCCACCAGTCACCGCAGAACTCGCGGATGTGGGCGGCGATGATGCAGCGCTATGCCGACCGCTACACCCTGATTGCGCCGGACACGCCGGGCTTCGGTTATTCCGATGCCTTGCCCGGCAACCCGATGTCGATTGCCGATTTCGGTGCCGCCACGCTGCAGTTCATCGATGCACTCGGCCTGCCGCGCTTCGCCGTATTCGGCATGCATACCGGCGGCCTGATCGCGACCTGGTTGGCCTGGGCCGAGCCGGCGCGGGTTGCCGCGCTGGTGGTCGATGGCTATGCCGCCTTCACCCCGGAAGAAAGCGCGCTGTACGGCGATGCCTATCTGCCGCCGTTCGTGCCGCAGTGGGACGGCTCGCACCTGCGTTGGCTGTGGTCGCGCATGCGCGAGCAGAAGTATTACTTCCCCTGGTACGACGGCCGCGCCGAAGCGGCGATGGCGATTGCACCGCAGACCACCGACAGCAGCCGCGAGACGGTGATGGACGTACTCGACGTGGGCGATACCTACCGCGCCGGCTATGCCGCCGCGTTCCGCCACAACGATCACTTCTGGGTGCAGCAGCTGCAGATGCCGTCCTGGCTGGTGTACCGCCATGGCGATCCGCTGTTGGCGCATATGCCGCGCCTGCGCGACCTGCCGGCCAACGTGACGGTGCTTGAAGAGCCCAACGGTATTCCCGCCATGCACGACAGCATGGACGGCTGGTTGGCGCAGAGTCTGGCGAACGAGCCGGCCTTTGTCGAAGCTCCCACCTCTCCCGCCGCATCGAACAACTGGCAGCGCCGCATCATCGCCACCGCTGCCGGCGACATGGCGGTGTGGGAGCGCGCAGGGCAGGGGGCATTGCGCCTGTGCCTGCACGCGCCGGGCACGCGACCGTTGTCGCCACAGCAGATCGATGCCGGTGACAGCGCGTGGTTGCTGCCGGACCTGCCCGGCCATGGCGCCTCCTGCGAAAGCGACAGCCCGCTGGACGCCGCGACGCTGGTCGCCGCACTGTGTGATGTCATTCCCACAGACAAGGCCTTGCCGCTGGTGATCGAAGCGCATGGCGCGGCCGCTGGCTACGTGCCCGCATTGGTGGATGCGCTGGGCACGCGCGTTGCCGAGGTGGTGCTGCATTCGCCCTGGCTGCTCACCGCCGAGGAACAGGCACTGCTGCTGCAGAGCCTGCCGACCACGGTCATTGACCGCGCTGGCGGCTACCTCTGCGATGCATGGCAATGGGAGCGCGAGCGTCACCTGCTGTGGCCATGGCTGCCGCCGAGCGCTGCTGCACGCCGTCGCGTCAATGCACCTGCACCGGCCTTGGTGCACGCCAACGTGGTCGAGCTGCTGCGCCTGGGCGCGCGTCTGCATCCCTTGTTGCGCGATGTCACCACGCCCGATCTGAGCGCACGTCTGCGCGCCCTGCCAGTGCCGCTGCGCGTGCTGACCGACGCCGAATCCGATTACCAGGGGCGCGCCGCCGCCCTGTCTGCCTGAGCTGAAGGACCCCATGAGCAACGACACCGCACACGCCGTCATCGACCGCCTGCAATCCAACTGGGGCGGCAGCATCGTCACCGATGCGAGCGAGCTTGAGTACTTCTCCACCGATGTCTATTCGCAGGGCAAGCCGCTGCTGGCGGTGCTGCGGCCGAATGATGCGCAGCAGTTGGCCGATGCGGTCAAGCAGCTGACCGAAGCCGGCGTGGCGATGATCGCCCGTGGCGGCGGCATGAGCTATACCGGCGGCTATACCGCCGCGCAGAGCCCGGCGGTGCTGGTTGATACCGGCGCGCTGGACAAGATCGTCGAGATCAATCTGGAAGACGCCTACGTCGTGGTCGAGGCCGGCGTTACCTGGCGCGCCCTGAAAGAAGCACTGGATGCCAAGGGCGTGCGCACGCCGTACTTCGGGCCGATGTCCGGTTCGCACGCTACCGTCGGCGGCGGCATGTCGCAGGGCGCGATCTTCCATGGCAGTGCCCGCTATGGCTGCTCGGCCGACGTGGTGCTCGGCCTGCAGGTGGTCACCGCCAATGGCGACATTCTCACCACCGGCTCGGCGGCTGCGGCCAATACCTCGCCTTTTTTCCGTTGGTACGGCCCGGACCTGACCGGCTTGTTCCTTGGCGATTGCGGCCTGCTCGGCATCAAGACCCGCATCGTGCTCAAGCTGATTCCCAGGCACGCGCATATCGACTACCTGTCCTGGCAGTTCCCCACCGCTGAAGGCCTGTTTGCCGCGCTGGGCGTGTTGGCGCGCAATGGCCTGGCCAGTGAAACAGCGGCCTTCGACCCGGCGCTGACGCGTGTGCGCATGCGCCGCGCCGGCCTTTCCAGCGACGTCAAGGCGCTGACCAATGTGATCAAGAAGGGCGGCCTGATCTCCGGCCTGAAGCTGGCGGTGAAGGGCCGCGACATCGTCGATCAGGAGCAGTTCTCGCTGCACATCACCCTGGAAGGTGACAGCGCCACCGAAGTGGCCGACCGCGTCGCCCGCGCGCGCAAGCTGGTGGGCGAGTTCGGTGAAAGCGTGGAGCCGTCCATCCCCAAGATGATGGCGGCCAATCCCTTCGCCGCATGGAACTCGATGCTGGGCCCGCAGGGCGAGCGCTGGGCGCCGGTGCACGCGCTGGTGCCGCACTCCAGGGCTACCAGCATGTTCAAGGCGCTGCAGGAACTGTTCGCGCGCGAGCAGGAAACAATGGACAGGCACGGCATCTTCATTGGCACGCTGCTGTCCAGCGTGGGTGCACAGACAGTGGTGATCGAGCCGTGCATCTACTGGCCGGACAGCCACAATGCCTTCCACCAGCGCACCGTCGATGCCGACCATCGCGAGCGCATCGGCTGCCAGGGTGAACACCTGGAAGCGCGCGCCGCGGCCGATGTCCTCAAGCGACAGATCGCCGACACCATGCGCGCGCACGGTGCGGCCAACCTGCAGCTGGGCAAGTTCTACGACTACCGCGCCGGCCGCGACCCAGCCGGCCTGGCCCTGCTTGATGCGATCAAGGCTCAGCTTGACCCCAAGGGGCTGATGAACCCGGGTGTGCTCAGCCGCTGAGGCTGGCAAAGCACCCCCTCTCCCACCCCCGCGTTCGCGGGGGCACGCTCTCCCGCAAGGGGAGAGGGGTTTGGATCCTGCAGGTTGAGGCACCACTCAAAGCCGCAGCCGAGCCGCTTTAGCCCCTCTCCCCTCGCGGGAGAGGGGTTGGGGAGAGGGGGGGGGCAGGCGAAGCCTGCCGGACCCCCGGCAATAACCCCAACCCAACGGCCAGGCCCAACGCCTGGCCGTTCGCATATAGGTCACCGCAACTGTCCAGCCTGAACCCTGTTTTGCTTCCATGGCTGGCTCGTTTACGTACCATCGGCAACAATATGCCCGCCTGATCCCACCCGGACGGCCCACGTTCGATGCAGATCGGACCGCCACCCGCATCCACCGAGACATTGTGAAAACACCCCAACAACTGCAGGTACTGATAGACGACGGCGTCATCGACGAGGTTCTGCGTCCGCTGAAAAGCGGCAAGGAAGCGGCGGTTTACGTCGTCCGCAGC from Stenotrophomonas nitritireducens includes these protein-coding regions:
- a CDS encoding acyl-CoA dehydrogenase family protein, with product MSLKTLNPYDLFDVRSLLSEEERAVQDSVARFTDERVLPIIGDCFDQGRFPTELIGEIADMGLLGSSLPEQYGGAGLNSVSYGLICQELERGDSGIRSFVSVQSSLCMYPIYAYGSEEQRMRWLPDMSRGKVIGCFGLTEAHGGSDPASMKTRAVKDGGDWVINGSKMWITNGSVADIAIVWANTDEGVQGFVIEKGTPGFTAQEIKHKMSLRASVTGALFFDNVRVPDANRLPNVKGLKGPLGCLTQARYGITWGPLGAAIACLDEVLAYTKERILFGRPVAATQSAQIKMADMARRITAGQLLVLQLGRLKDAGQMQPQQVSLAKWNNCRLAIDIARECRDLLGGAGITTEHGAIRHALNLESVITYEGTETVHQLVIGRELTGINAF
- a CDS encoding NADP-dependent oxidoreductase, translated to MQAVCLRQVPHGMPQVQDFELRQLPLPLIGDGQLRVQVQWLSLDPFLRAQLGGRYAVPCPPLGSIVPGYGIGTVVEDRSGRFQPGDVVTGMTGWAEFAAMDANATSLVDAALAPVSTAVGVLGVPGLTAWAGVRRILQPKAGQTILVSTAAGAVGSVVGQLCKAAGCRVVGIAGSAQKCAIVTDEFGFDACVSYRDADFAASLRAACPGGIDGYFDNVGGAVLEAALSLLRLHARVVLCGLSDQYNRAERPAGPNLGPVIGARARLEGLVVYDHLGDFAQCRSELAQMIAAGTLRYREHIHDGLATAPAGFIGLLNGDNLGKALVRL
- a CDS encoding alpha/beta hydrolase; translated protein: MTQIQRRFLSVNGRQVHYRIAGSGPALVLIHQSPQNSRMWAAMMQRYADRYTLIAPDTPGFGYSDALPGNPMSIADFGAATLQFIDALGLPRFAVFGMHTGGLIATWLAWAEPARVAALVVDGYAAFTPEESALYGDAYLPPFVPQWDGSHLRWLWSRMREQKYYFPWYDGRAEAAMAIAPQTTDSSRETVMDVLDVGDTYRAGYAAAFRHNDHFWVQQLQMPSWLVYRHGDPLLAHMPRLRDLPANVTVLEEPNGIPAMHDSMDGWLAQSLANEPAFVEAPTSPAASNNWQRRIIATAAGDMAVWERAGQGALRLCLHAPGTRPLSPQQIDAGDSAWLLPDLPGHGASCESDSPLDAATLVAALCDVIPTDKALPLVIEAHGAAAGYVPALVDALGTRVAEVVLHSPWLLTAEEQALLLQSLPTTVIDRAGGYLCDAWQWERERHLLWPWLPPSAAARRRVNAPAPALVHANVVELLRLGARLHPLLRDVTTPDLSARLRALPVPLRVLTDAESDYQGRAAALSA
- a CDS encoding FAD-binding oxidoreductase codes for the protein MSNDTAHAVIDRLQSNWGGSIVTDASELEYFSTDVYSQGKPLLAVLRPNDAQQLADAVKQLTEAGVAMIARGGGMSYTGGYTAAQSPAVLVDTGALDKIVEINLEDAYVVVEAGVTWRALKEALDAKGVRTPYFGPMSGSHATVGGGMSQGAIFHGSARYGCSADVVLGLQVVTANGDILTTGSAAAANTSPFFRWYGPDLTGLFLGDCGLLGIKTRIVLKLIPRHAHIDYLSWQFPTAEGLFAALGVLARNGLASETAAFDPALTRVRMRRAGLSSDVKALTNVIKKGGLISGLKLAVKGRDIVDQEQFSLHITLEGDSATEVADRVARARKLVGEFGESVEPSIPKMMAANPFAAWNSMLGPQGERWAPVHALVPHSRATSMFKALQELFAREQETMDRHGIFIGTLLSSVGAQTVVIEPCIYWPDSHNAFHQRTVDADHRERIGCQGEHLEARAAADVLKRQIADTMRAHGAANLQLGKFYDYRAGRDPAGLALLDAIKAQLDPKGLMNPGVLSR